One region of Xylanimonas ulmi genomic DNA includes:
- a CDS encoding M15 family metallopeptidase: MPKQYPTRASLHRPLAGPAAGRSEPEATPTTRLPQTPARTQAPAAAAPVPHTWFAQTSSVTPDARVNPTATRAERRATQRGERGHRRAQLTRLTHTGSLAAVASALIMATVVADQAAGTPPAPAGAAEGQPTPFGADLSALAQRTLATARSGERTPLALDAGQAGEPGDPIAAAAGALERAAELIATESRATPVKREQVMVASAVVRELVHRANVGESPAPADPGLAATVDSLLEDTAAGHVAGDALWADEAIASLTMVEAPAPPDTADPLVLTTALARATADLKSLLNDAAPAAVDVAPAPLTPEAVLTRQIAEAQADAARLSQYADITRGHANGRLPAETLRDLSWAAGHRLRPDAAAQLERLNIAFRARFGDDLQITDSYRSFEGQVRARALRGRLAATPGTSNHGWGVAVDLGSGVNRFGTATHRWMRENAPSFGWDLPGWARENGSKPEPWHWEFEGAPESFAD; encoded by the coding sequence ATGCCGAAGCAGTACCCGACACGCGCGTCGCTGCACCGACCCCTCGCCGGGCCGGCCGCGGGACGCTCGGAGCCCGAGGCGACGCCCACGACTCGACTGCCGCAGACGCCTGCGCGGACGCAGGCTCCGGCGGCCGCCGCTCCCGTGCCGCACACCTGGTTCGCCCAGACCTCCTCGGTCACGCCCGACGCGCGCGTCAACCCCACGGCCACGCGCGCCGAGCGCCGGGCCACGCAGCGCGGCGAGCGCGGACACCGCCGCGCGCAGCTCACGCGCCTGACCCACACCGGGAGCCTGGCAGCGGTGGCCTCAGCGCTCATCATGGCGACGGTCGTCGCCGACCAGGCCGCCGGGACCCCGCCGGCGCCCGCGGGCGCGGCCGAGGGTCAGCCGACGCCGTTCGGCGCCGACCTGTCCGCGCTCGCCCAGCGCACGCTCGCCACCGCACGCTCCGGTGAGCGCACACCGCTGGCGCTCGACGCCGGTCAGGCGGGCGAGCCCGGCGACCCCATCGCGGCCGCAGCCGGGGCGCTCGAACGGGCGGCTGAGCTCATCGCGACCGAGTCGCGCGCGACCCCCGTCAAGCGCGAGCAGGTGATGGTGGCCTCGGCCGTGGTGCGCGAGCTCGTCCACCGCGCGAACGTGGGCGAGTCGCCCGCCCCCGCCGATCCGGGCCTGGCGGCCACCGTCGACTCGCTGCTCGAGGACACGGCGGCGGGGCACGTCGCGGGCGACGCGCTGTGGGCCGACGAGGCCATCGCCTCGCTGACGATGGTGGAGGCGCCGGCGCCTCCCGACACCGCCGACCCCCTCGTGCTCACCACAGCGCTCGCGCGGGCGACCGCCGACCTCAAGTCGTTGCTCAACGACGCCGCGCCCGCCGCGGTCGACGTCGCTCCCGCTCCGCTGACGCCCGAGGCGGTCCTCACTCGGCAGATCGCCGAGGCTCAGGCCGACGCGGCCCGTCTGAGCCAGTACGCCGACATCACACGCGGGCACGCCAACGGCCGGCTCCCGGCCGAAACTCTGCGGGACCTGTCATGGGCGGCGGGCCACCGCCTGCGCCCCGACGCTGCGGCGCAGCTCGAACGGCTCAACATCGCCTTCCGCGCCCGCTTCGGAGACGATCTGCAGATCACCGACTCCTACCGCTCCTTCGAGGGCCAGGTGCGCGCTCGTGCGCTGCGTGGCCGCCTGGCGGCCACGCCGGGCACCTCCAACCACGGCTGGGGCGTCGCCGTCGACCTCGGGTCGGGCGTCAACCGCTTCGGCACGGCGACCCACCGCTGGATGCGCGAGAACGCGCCCTCCTTCGGATGGGACCTGCCCGGCTGGGCCCGCGAGAACGGCTCCAAGCCGGAGCCGTGGCACTGGGAGTTCGAGGGCGCGCCCGAGTCCTTCGCAGACTGA
- a CDS encoding AMP-binding protein: MTVEVPHEPLTAALDRAAAQYGDRVALDFFAATTTYRDLSQGVDRAAAALVGLGVGRGDRVAIALPNCPSHVVAFWAVLRLGAVVVELNPMLGGREAVHLVADSGASVVLAWSAGAGALAAAVAEAGDDDAPLVVPVDVTRDLPLAKRWALRLPVPAARSRRRALRGDPPALTPWHRYVAAAQPLAPEPDAAPGPDDVALLIYTGGTTGDPKAVMLTHRNLVANTAQGQAWTAQRAEDGEVVYGVLPFFHAFGMMLCLAYAAHIAATVVLLPKFDVDAVLAAQRRRPGTFLAAVPPMLARLTAAATARGADLSSFRITISGSMALPAETARAWEAVTGGLVIEGYGMTETSPVALGSPLDARRRPGALGLPFPSTRVRIVNPEDPEREVATGERGELQIAGPQVFSGYWNRPAQTAEVLLPGGWLRTGDIVVRDEDGFITLVDRSKEVIVTGGFKVYPSQVEDRLRGMPQIAEVAVVGMPGGDLGERVVAAVVLARGVVSLDLATVREWVGDTMARYAVPRSVVVMTDLPRSAIGKVLRRAVRESLLAQHAA, encoded by the coding sequence ATGACCGTCGAGGTGCCCCACGAGCCGCTGACCGCCGCGCTGGACCGCGCCGCCGCGCAGTACGGCGACCGGGTCGCACTGGACTTCTTCGCCGCGACCACGACCTACCGCGACCTCTCACAGGGCGTCGACCGCGCGGCCGCGGCGCTCGTCGGCCTCGGCGTCGGACGGGGCGACCGCGTGGCGATCGCGCTGCCCAACTGCCCCAGCCACGTCGTGGCGTTCTGGGCCGTGCTGCGCCTGGGCGCCGTCGTCGTCGAGCTCAACCCGATGCTGGGTGGGCGCGAGGCCGTGCACCTCGTCGCGGACAGCGGCGCGAGCGTGGTGCTCGCGTGGTCCGCCGGGGCGGGCGCTCTGGCGGCCGCGGTCGCCGAGGCCGGGGACGACGATGCGCCGCTCGTCGTGCCCGTGGACGTCACGCGGGACCTGCCGCTCGCCAAGCGGTGGGCGCTGCGCCTGCCGGTGCCCGCGGCCCGGAGCCGTCGTCGTGCGCTGCGTGGCGACCCGCCCGCACTGACGCCCTGGCACCGGTACGTCGCGGCGGCCCAGCCGCTCGCGCCCGAGCCCGACGCCGCGCCGGGGCCCGACGACGTGGCGCTGCTGATCTACACCGGCGGGACCACGGGCGATCCGAAGGCCGTGATGCTCACGCATCGCAACCTGGTGGCCAACACGGCCCAGGGCCAGGCGTGGACGGCGCAGCGCGCCGAGGACGGGGAGGTCGTCTACGGCGTGCTGCCGTTCTTCCACGCGTTCGGGATGATGCTGTGCCTCGCGTATGCCGCGCACATCGCGGCCACGGTGGTGCTGCTGCCCAAGTTCGACGTCGACGCGGTGCTGGCCGCGCAGCGTCGCCGTCCGGGCACATTCCTGGCCGCGGTGCCGCCCATGCTCGCGCGGCTCACGGCGGCGGCCACGGCGCGCGGGGCCGACCTGTCGAGCTTCCGCATCACGATCTCCGGCTCCATGGCCCTGCCCGCCGAGACCGCACGGGCCTGGGAGGCGGTGACGGGCGGGCTGGTGATCGAGGGCTACGGCATGACCGAGACGTCACCTGTCGCCCTCGGCAGCCCGCTCGACGCGCGGCGCCGGCCCGGCGCCCTCGGCCTGCCCTTCCCCTCGACTCGGGTGCGGATCGTCAACCCCGAGGACCCGGAGCGCGAGGTCGCGACGGGGGAGCGCGGAGAGCTGCAGATCGCCGGCCCGCAGGTGTTCTCGGGCTACTGGAACCGCCCCGCGCAGACGGCCGAGGTGCTGCTGCCCGGAGGCTGGCTGCGCACCGGTGACATCGTCGTGCGCGACGAGGACGGGTTCATCACCCTCGTCGACCGCTCCAAAGAGGTCATCGTCACGGGCGGCTTCAAGGTGTACCCGTCGCAGGTCGAGGATCGGCTGCGGGGCATGCCGCAGATCGCGGAGGTCGCCGTCGTGGGCATGCCCGGTGGCGACCTGGGTGAGCGGGTTGTCGCGGCGGTCGTGCTCGCGCGCGGTGTCGTCTCGCTCGACCTGGCGACCGTGCGCGAGTGGGTCGGTGACACCATGGCCCGCTACGCCGTGCCGCGCTCCGTCGTCGTGATGACGGACCTGCCGCGCTCCGCCATCGGCAAGGTGCTGCGGCGGGCCGTCCGCGAGAGCCTGCTGGCGCAGCACGCCGCCTGA
- a CDS encoding GntR family transcriptional regulator, producing the protein MTTPTQTTPLSKSERVYQTLRERISDGTYVGGFRLVLDQLARELDVSPVPVREAVRRLEAEGLVTFTRNVGAQVRGIDVHEYADTMQTLAYLEGAATSLALPHLDASHLERAQALHDQMRRLPDIGFDPVRFTELNEQFHRTLYSACPNKHLISMLEREWRRMALIRRSSFAAIPARSRESVAEHEHILTLLRAGAGRDEVERVVRCHTLRTRETYVAARATPVGA; encoded by the coding sequence GTGACCACGCCCACGCAGACCACGCCGCTGTCCAAATCTGAGCGCGTCTACCAGACGCTGCGCGAGCGCATCTCAGACGGAACGTACGTCGGCGGCTTCCGCCTGGTGCTCGACCAGCTCGCGCGCGAGCTCGACGTCTCCCCCGTGCCGGTGCGTGAGGCCGTACGGCGCCTCGAGGCCGAGGGCCTGGTCACCTTCACGCGCAACGTCGGCGCGCAGGTCCGCGGCATCGACGTCCACGAGTACGCGGACACCATGCAGACGTTGGCGTATCTGGAGGGGGCCGCGACGAGCCTCGCGCTCCCCCACCTCGACGCCAGCCACCTCGAGCGCGCGCAGGCGCTGCACGACCAGATGCGCCGGCTGCCCGACATCGGGTTCGACCCTGTCCGCTTCACCGAGCTCAACGAGCAGTTCCACCGCACGCTCTACTCCGCGTGCCCCAACAAGCACCTCATCTCGATGCTCGAGCGGGAGTGGCGGCGCATGGCGCTGATCCGCCGCTCGAGCTTCGCGGCGATCCCCGCCCGCTCTCGCGAGTCCGTCGCAGAGCACGAGCACATCCTCACGCTGCTGCGGGCGGGCGCCGGCCGCGACGAGGTCGAGCGGGTCGTGCGCTGCCACACGCTGCGCACGCGCGAGACCTACGTCGCCGCGCGCGCCACACCCGTCGGGGCCTGA
- a CDS encoding IS630 family transposase, translating to MRLSTTVGRLLRRLGLSPQRPPRRSWKASPEAQEAWKTTIYPAIAADAKAKGAEIYFGDEASIRADHHAGTTWAPVGKTPVVGAGGDRCSVNMISAVTARGTLRFKVIDGTMDSAKLTEFCEQLLADAARPVVLIVDGRRIHKSKAVQAWTATTGGKFTIYTLPAHCPHLDPDEWVWQNVKPARIGRVAATSKDNLRPMAIGAPHRLRKLPAVVGAFFADPDLAYITTAARPA from the coding sequence ATGCGACTGTCAACGACGGTGGGGCGCTTGCTGCGCCGGCTCGGGCTGAGCCCGCAGCGGCCGCCCAGGCGCTCGTGGAAGGCGAGCCCGGAGGCGCAGGAGGCATGGAAGACCACGATCTACCCGGCGATCGCCGCGGACGCGAAGGCCAAGGGCGCCGAGATCTACTTCGGCGACGAGGCCTCGATCCGAGCGGACCACCACGCGGGAACGACGTGGGCGCCCGTCGGCAAGACCCCAGTGGTCGGCGCCGGCGGCGACCGGTGCTCGGTCAACATGATCTCCGCGGTCACCGCCCGCGGGACCCTGCGGTTCAAGGTCATCGACGGGACGATGGACTCGGCGAAGCTCACCGAGTTCTGCGAACAGCTGCTCGCTGACGCGGCCCGTCCCGTCGTCCTGATCGTTGACGGGCGCCGGATCCACAAGTCCAAGGCCGTCCAAGCCTGGACCGCCACGACGGGCGGGAAGTTCACGATCTACACGCTGCCCGCCCACTGTCCGCACCTCGACCCCGACGAATGGGTCTGGCAGAACGTCAAGCCCGCCCGCATCGGCCGCGTCGCCGCGACCTCGAAGGACAACCTGCGCCCCATGGCCATCGGCGCACCACACCGCTTGCGGAAACTCCCCGCAGTCGTAGGAGCATTCTTCGCCGACCCCGACCTCGCCTACATCACCACCGCAGCAAGACCCGCCTGA
- a CDS encoding ArsR/SmtB family transcription factor, protein MDARGPGMVGYELAGMDVADVRFAISPAHELTLSLRTFREPGRYPVHLPWLRRTERARAALDVPLLTALTNVSLWTPDYLTPRPLSPLARIDDQLAAIARVSPERMAADLRAVHPGRLPAPLRGDPRDVRRRVTHALREYWRTCFEPWWPRMRAVLQADVVHRGQVISSAGIAAMFADLSERVSLADGVVRVRLATAGGFHRPTTGDGLTLVPTLFTRGASAPVSSSEPPMIMYPARGAGTLWQAEPQRAERVLAALLGVQRAGLLTALASPTSSTELARRLGVTTSAVNQHLRLLRDAGLATSARHGRSVLYLRSELGDALVAHRGDSRLPPRA, encoded by the coding sequence ATGGACGCGCGCGGGCCCGGGATGGTCGGCTACGAGCTCGCCGGGATGGACGTCGCCGACGTCCGGTTCGCGATCTCGCCCGCCCATGAGCTGACGCTGTCGCTGCGCACCTTTCGCGAGCCTGGCCGCTACCCGGTTCATCTGCCGTGGCTGCGGCGCACGGAGCGGGCGCGGGCCGCGCTCGACGTCCCCCTCCTGACGGCCCTGACCAACGTGAGCCTGTGGACCCCCGACTACCTGACGCCGCGGCCGCTGAGCCCTCTCGCGCGCATCGACGACCAGCTCGCGGCCATCGCACGCGTCTCGCCCGAGCGCATGGCCGCCGACCTCAGGGCCGTCCATCCCGGCCGCCTGCCCGCGCCGCTGCGCGGCGACCCTCGCGACGTGCGCCGTCGGGTGACGCACGCGCTGCGCGAGTACTGGCGCACATGCTTCGAGCCGTGGTGGCCGCGCATGCGGGCCGTCCTGCAGGCCGACGTCGTCCACCGCGGCCAGGTGATCTCCTCGGCGGGGATCGCCGCCATGTTCGCCGACCTCAGCGAGCGCGTCAGCCTCGCCGACGGCGTCGTGCGCGTGAGGCTGGCGACCGCCGGCGGATTCCACCGCCCCACCACCGGGGACGGCCTGACCCTGGTGCCGACCCTCTTCACGCGAGGCGCCAGCGCCCCCGTCTCGTCCAGTGAGCCGCCCATGATCATGTACCCGGCCCGCGGCGCCGGGACCTTGTGGCAGGCCGAGCCCCAGCGCGCAGAGCGTGTGCTCGCGGCCCTCCTCGGCGTCCAGCGTGCCGGGCTGCTCACCGCGCTCGCCTCCCCCACCTCCTCGACCGAGCTCGCGCGACGCCTGGGGGTCACCACCTCCGCGGTGAACCAGCACCTGCGGCTGCTGCGCGACGCGGGCCTGGCGACCAGCGCCCGTCACGGCAGATCGGTGCTGTATCTGCGCTCAGAGCTCGGCGACGCGCTCGTCGCACACCGGGGCGACTCGCGGCTCCCGCCGCGGGCGTGA
- a CDS encoding MFS transporter, producing MRETFHPTDPVARALTFSTMAFALSSGVFYTVSTLYFTRVVGLAPTTVGLGLGLAGGAGVLAAYGAGRLSDRAGAHRVLAGSTALMGVAMLAYQFAGDAVTFTAVACLTVAARAATGSAKQALLARWFTGPGRVEVRARMRVVTNVFIGIGTVVAGAALLADTAAAYHVAMATAGVLLLGACAPVVLLPRRTPGLARRLAPVAPTGSAGPAPASPADQAPAGTASPWRDRTYLASVAFNAVVALHFGLQTVGVPLWIASTDAPTVMVSVLLVLNTVLVALLQVRASRGSDDVRHAGLTVRRASWLLAGACLAYALAGHGSLVVACVLLVIAGLAHTLGEVLGEAGGWGMAFELADPRAAGAYQGLSQTGYAVASMVSPALVTATAIDHGAPGWALLAALFLAGGAGAAAVARRGARSAAERATAPEPAQVSG from the coding sequence GTGCGCGAGACCTTCCACCCCACAGATCCCGTCGCGCGAGCGCTGACGTTCTCCACGATGGCGTTCGCCCTGTCCAGCGGCGTCTTCTACACCGTGAGCACCCTGTACTTCACTCGTGTGGTCGGCCTGGCGCCGACCACCGTGGGCCTCGGCCTCGGGCTGGCGGGCGGGGCCGGCGTTCTCGCGGCGTATGGCGCGGGCCGGCTGAGCGACCGTGCGGGGGCCCATCGCGTGCTGGCGGGGTCGACGGCGCTCATGGGCGTGGCCATGCTCGCCTACCAGTTCGCGGGTGACGCCGTGACGTTCACGGCGGTGGCGTGCCTGACGGTGGCGGCGCGCGCCGCGACCGGCTCGGCCAAGCAGGCGCTGCTCGCCCGATGGTTCACCGGCCCCGGCCGCGTCGAGGTGCGGGCACGCATGCGCGTGGTCACCAACGTCTTCATCGGGATCGGCACCGTGGTCGCGGGCGCCGCGCTGCTCGCAGACACCGCCGCGGCCTATCACGTGGCGATGGCGACCGCGGGCGTTCTGCTTCTCGGCGCGTGCGCGCCCGTCGTGCTGCTGCCCCGGCGGACGCCCGGTCTGGCGCGGCGCCTCGCCCCGGTGGCGCCGACCGGCAGCGCGGGTCCGGCGCCGGCGTCACCCGCCGATCAGGCCCCTGCGGGCACTGCGTCACCCTGGCGTGACCGCACCTACCTCGCGAGTGTGGCCTTCAACGCCGTCGTCGCCCTGCACTTCGGTCTGCAGACCGTGGGAGTGCCGCTGTGGATCGCCTCGACCGATGCCCCGACGGTCATGGTGTCCGTCCTGCTGGTCCTCAACACGGTGCTCGTGGCGTTGCTGCAAGTGCGCGCGTCGCGGGGCTCCGACGACGTGCGGCACGCCGGCCTCACCGTGCGACGCGCCTCATGGCTGCTGGCCGGGGCGTGTCTGGCGTATGCGCTGGCGGGCCACGGCAGCCTTGTGGTGGCCTGCGTGCTGCTGGTGATCGCGGGCCTGGCCCATACGCTCGGCGAGGTGCTCGGGGAGGCCGGCGGCTGGGGTATGGCGTTCGAGCTGGCCGACCCGCGCGCGGCCGGCGCCTACCAGGGGCTGAGCCAGACCGGGTATGCGGTCGCGTCGATGGTCTCGCCCGCGCTCGTCACCGCGACCGCGATCGACCATGGGGCTCCCGGCTGGGCGCTGCTCGCGGCGCTCTTCCTGGCGGGCGGCGCCGGCGCGGCGGCGGTCGCGCGACGGGGCGCGCGATCAGCGGCGGAACGCGCTACGGCGCCCGAACCGGCGCAGGTGAGCGGGTAG
- a CDS encoding heavy metal translocating P-type ATPase has translation MSRVRSALRTSPLVFATLGVIAVAEALAVVWPLATSWLLGVFAVAMALHSAAAMVGELRSGTFGVDILAVTAIGATVAVGELWAAAVIVLMLTGGEALERYAAGRARADLTALASNAPRRAHLVGRDGAVCDVDVEAVAVGQRVLVRAHEVVPLDGVLVSDAGVFDDSSLTGEPLPQERVAGDTVYSGAVNGASAVTLEVARVAAESQYQRIVALVEEAAASRAPMVRLADRYAIPFTAVSLAIAGAAWWASGDPLRFAQVLVVATPCPLIIGAPVAFMAGMSRAARRGVIIRSSATLERLRRVGTVAFDKTGTLTRGTPTLTDVRAAPGVEPDTVLSLAAGAEQASTHVLAEAIVRGARARGLSLPAPREVVETTAGGVTASVGGTRVVVGKRAFVAAGVGEVAEPRLAAGELAVHVSADGAYAGCVVLRDEPRPDAEATVARLRAQGVGHVMILTGDEEATARYVAEQVGVADVRSGCLPADKVAAVRAVTRRPVVMVGDGVNDAPVLAAADVGVALAARGSTAATESADVVVLPDEIGRVAEAVEIGRHTVAVALQSVWIGITVSVALMFVATTGALPAVVGAWLQEAVDVVAIAWALRAMGAGALRRREAPAPAGAPEERVRGRTAQRAVA, from the coding sequence ATGTCTCGCGTTCGGTCCGCTCTGCGCACGTCTCCCCTCGTGTTCGCCACGCTCGGCGTCATCGCCGTCGCGGAGGCGCTGGCCGTCGTGTGGCCGCTGGCCACATCGTGGCTCTTGGGCGTCTTCGCGGTCGCGATGGCGTTGCACTCGGCTGCGGCGATGGTGGGCGAGTTGCGCTCGGGGACTTTCGGCGTCGACATCCTGGCCGTGACCGCCATCGGCGCGACCGTCGCCGTCGGCGAGCTGTGGGCCGCCGCGGTCATCGTCTTGATGCTGACCGGTGGCGAGGCGCTCGAGCGGTATGCGGCCGGACGGGCGCGCGCGGACCTGACGGCGCTGGCCAGCAACGCGCCGCGTCGCGCGCACCTCGTGGGCCGCGACGGCGCGGTGTGCGACGTCGACGTCGAGGCGGTGGCCGTCGGGCAGCGCGTGCTGGTCCGAGCCCACGAGGTCGTGCCGCTCGACGGCGTGCTGGTCTCCGACGCCGGGGTGTTCGACGACTCGTCGCTCACCGGCGAACCGCTGCCGCAGGAGCGGGTCGCGGGCGACACGGTCTACTCGGGGGCGGTCAACGGCGCGTCCGCGGTGACGCTCGAGGTCGCACGGGTGGCGGCGGAGAGCCAGTACCAGCGCATCGTCGCGCTCGTCGAGGAGGCCGCGGCGAGTCGGGCCCCGATGGTGCGCCTGGCCGACCGGTACGCGATCCCGTTCACGGCGGTGTCGCTCGCGATCGCCGGCGCCGCGTGGTGGGCCAGCGGCGATCCGCTCCGGTTCGCGCAGGTGCTCGTGGTCGCCACGCCGTGCCCGCTGATCATCGGCGCCCCGGTGGCCTTCATGGCCGGCATGAGCCGCGCGGCGCGCCGCGGCGTGATCATCCGGTCGAGCGCGACGCTCGAGAGGCTGCGCCGTGTGGGGACCGTGGCGTTCGACAAGACGGGGACGCTCACGCGCGGCACGCCGACCCTGACCGACGTGCGCGCCGCGCCCGGCGTCGAGCCCGACACCGTGCTGAGCCTGGCGGCGGGCGCCGAGCAGGCCTCGACGCACGTGCTCGCCGAGGCGATCGTGCGCGGCGCGCGTGCGCGCGGCCTGAGCCTGCCCGCGCCCCGCGAGGTGGTCGAGACGACGGCGGGTGGCGTCACCGCGTCGGTGGGGGGCACGCGGGTCGTGGTCGGCAAGCGCGCGTTCGTCGCCGCGGGGGTCGGGGAGGTCGCCGAGCCGCGGCTGGCCGCCGGAGAGCTCGCCGTGCACGTGAGCGCCGACGGCGCGTACGCCGGATGCGTGGTTCTGCGGGATGAGCCGCGCCCCGACGCCGAGGCGACCGTCGCACGACTGCGTGCGCAGGGTGTCGGACACGTCATGATCCTGACGGGTGACGAGGAGGCGACCGCCCGCTACGTCGCCGAGCAGGTGGGCGTCGCGGACGTGCGCTCGGGCTGTCTGCCCGCCGACAAGGTCGCCGCGGTCCGCGCGGTCACGCGCCGACCGGTGGTCATGGTCGGCGACGGCGTCAACGACGCCCCGGTGCTCGCCGCCGCGGACGTCGGCGTCGCGCTCGCCGCCCGGGGGTCGACCGCCGCGACCGAGTCGGCCGACGTGGTTGTGCTGCCCGACGAGATCGGGCGCGTCGCCGAGGCCGTGGAGATCGGGCGTCACACCGTCGCGGTCGCGCTGCAGAGCGTCTGGATCGGGATCACGGTGAGCGTCGCGCTCATGTTCGTCGCCACGACGGGCGCCCTGCCCGCCGTGGTCGGAGCCTGGCTCCAAGAGGCCGTCGACGTCGTCGCGATTGCGTGGGCGTTGCGGGCGATGGGCGCTGGCGCGCTGCGACGGCGGGAGGCGCCCGCGCCGGCCGGTGCGCCCGAGGAGCGTGTGCGCGGACGGACGGCGCAGCGCGCCGTCGCCTGA
- a CDS encoding Rossmann-like and DUF2520 domain-containing protein, producing the protein MPTPHDPASADAATSPPARVAVVGDGRMGRAIAAGLRTAGVSVSGPLGRGASGAGADAVLLAVPDAAIEAAAAHIAPGRIVGHLSGATTLAPLAGHRAFSLHPLMTVTADGARFDGVPAAVAGSDAAALGVARDLAAILGMRPFEVADADRAAYHAAAAVASNFLITLEGLAERLAASAGVGREALVPLVRASVENWARRGARDALTGPVARGDEAVVAAHRAAVAQRAPDALALFDALVTATRQLGATA; encoded by the coding sequence ATGCCCACCCCGCACGACCCGGCGTCGGCCGACGCCGCGACGAGCCCGCCCGCGCGCGTCGCGGTGGTCGGCGATGGGCGCATGGGTCGAGCGATCGCCGCCGGGCTGCGCACGGCCGGCGTGAGCGTGTCCGGGCCGCTCGGCCGCGGGGCGAGCGGGGCCGGCGCCGACGCCGTGCTGCTGGCGGTGCCGGACGCCGCGATCGAGGCCGCGGCAGCCCACATCGCGCCCGGCCGGATCGTCGGCCACCTGTCGGGAGCCACGACCCTGGCGCCGCTCGCGGGACACCGCGCCTTCAGCCTTCACCCGCTCATGACGGTCACCGCGGACGGCGCCCGCTTCGACGGCGTGCCGGCCGCCGTCGCCGGGTCCGACGCCGCCGCGCTGGGCGTGGCCCGCGACCTGGCCGCGATCCTGGGGATGCGCCCGTTCGAGGTGGCAGACGCCGATCGTGCCGCCTACCACGCGGCCGCCGCCGTCGCGTCGAACTTCCTCATCACGCTGGAGGGGCTCGCCGAGCGCCTGGCCGCGAGCGCCGGCGTCGGCCGTGAGGCGCTGGTCCCGCTCGTGCGCGCGAGCGTCGAGAACTGGGCGCGACGGGGCGCGCGCGACGCGCTGACCGGGCCCGTCGCGCGCGGGGACGAGGCGGTCGTCGCCGCCCACCGCGCCGCCGTCGCACAGCGGGCGCCGGACGCGCTCGCGCTGTTCGACGCGCTTGTCACCGCCACCCGGCAGTTGGGAGCCACCGCATGA
- the panC gene encoding pantoate--beta-alanine ligase, translating to MRIVRTVAELRAALAPERAAGRRVGFVPTMGALHEGHLSLVRAARAGSDVVVVSVFVNPTQFDDPGDLAAYPRTEEADVALAAGAGADLVFAPEAAELYPRGYATTVAVTGPLAETLEGAQRGRGHFDGVATVVTKLLLAVVPDAAWFGAKDAQQVVVVRRVVADLGIPTRVEVVATVREADGLAMSSRNARLGPADRPRALALSRALGAVRAAIEAGASAGAARAAGLAVLAAHGVEPEYLALVEPDTLDPLAPADAPDRRVLVLVAAHVGPVRLIDNVTVTPPAPTGAL from the coding sequence ATGAGGATCGTCCGCACCGTCGCCGAGCTGCGCGCCGCGCTCGCACCCGAGCGCGCCGCGGGCAGACGCGTCGGGTTCGTGCCCACGATGGGCGCGCTGCACGAGGGCCACCTGTCGCTCGTGCGCGCCGCACGCGCGGGCAGCGACGTCGTCGTGGTCTCGGTCTTCGTCAACCCGACACAGTTCGACGACCCGGGCGACCTGGCCGCCTACCCGCGCACCGAGGAGGCCGACGTCGCGCTGGCCGCCGGGGCGGGCGCCGACCTGGTGTTCGCGCCCGAGGCGGCCGAGCTGTACCCGCGCGGGTACGCCACGACCGTGGCGGTCACCGGACCGCTCGCCGAGACGCTCGAGGGCGCCCAACGCGGGCGCGGACACTTCGACGGCGTCGCGACCGTGGTGACCAAGCTGCTGCTGGCCGTGGTGCCCGACGCCGCCTGGTTCGGCGCCAAGGACGCCCAACAGGTCGTCGTGGTGCGCCGGGTGGTGGCCGACCTCGGCATCCCGACGCGCGTCGAGGTCGTCGCGACGGTGCGCGAGGCCGACGGGCTGGCGATGTCGAGCCGCAACGCGCGCCTCGGCCCGGCCGACCGACCGCGGGCGCTGGCCCTGTCGCGCGCGCTGGGCGCGGTGCGCGCGGCGATCGAGGCGGGGGCGAGCGCGGGCGCCGCGCGTGCGGCGGGCCTGGCCGTGCTCGCCGCGCACGGCGTCGAGCCCGAGTACCTCGCACTGGTCGAGCCGGACACCCTCGACCCCCTCGCGCCCGCCGACGCGCCCGACCGCCGGGTGCTCGTGCTGGTCGCCGCGCACGTCGGGCCCGTCCGCCTCATCGACAATGTGACCGTCACCCCGCCAGCACCGACCGGAGCCCTCTGA